Proteins from a single region of Primulina tabacum isolate GXHZ01 chromosome 5, ASM2559414v2, whole genome shotgun sequence:
- the LOC142546594 gene encoding NAD-dependent protein deacylase SRT2 isoform X2 gives MAMALRSPLRPFISVVKANWSMQTIKGARELLGTLFTGNSYGRNLGKFHFFPYGKTLWMSIRFISSRASVKLVQTSYHILPSGAQMENKEIPSNFLRDKKMVPYSDPPRDQDIDLLCQFFNRSSKLVVLTGAGISTESGIPDYRSPNGAYSTGFRPITHQEFLRSLRSRRRYWARSFAGWRRFTAAQPGPAHVALASLEKAGRISFMMTQNVDRLHHRAGNNPLELHGTVYIVSCTECGFSISRDSFQDQVKALNPKWAEAIESLDYDSRSDKSFGMKQRPDGDIEIDEKFWEEEYHIPTCHKCNGILKPDVVFFGDNVPKGRADRAMEAAKECDAFLALGSSLMTMSAFRLIRAAHEAGAATAIVNVGVTRADDFVPLKISTRLGEILPRLLSVGSLSIPQL, from the exons ATGGCTATGGCTCTGCGTTCGCCTCTTCGACCATTCATTTCTGTAG TCAAAGCTAACTGGAGCATGCAGACAATTAAAGGCGCGAGAGAGTTGCTGGGAACATTGTTTACCGGAAACTCTTATGGACGAAATTTGGGTAAGTTCCATTTTTTTCCTT ATGGGAAAACATTGTGGATGTCTATCAGATTCATATCTTCTCGAGCATCTGTCAAACTTGTGCAGACATCTTATCATATATTACCTTCTGGGGCCCAGATGGAAAATAAAGAAATACCTTCAAATTTTCTGAGAGACAAAAAGATGGTCCCTTATTCAGATCCACCTAGAGATCAAGATATAGATCTCTTGTGTCAATTTTTCAACAGAAG TTCGAAGCTTGTTGTCTTGACTGGAGCTGGGATAAGCACGGAGAGTGGAATTCCTGATTATAGAAG TCCAAATGGAGCTTACAGTACTGGATTTCGGCCAATAACTCATCAG GAATTTCTCCGTTCCCTTCGCTCCCGGAGGCGGTACTGGGCAAGGAGCTTTGCTGGATGGAGAAGATTTACTGCTGCACAACCAGGGCCAGCACATGTTGCGTTGGCATCTCTCGAGAAAGCTGGTCGTATAAGTTTTATGATGACTCAAAATGTAGATCG GTTGCACCATCGTGCTGGTAACAACCCTCTTGAATTACACGGGactgtatatattgtttcttgtaCAGAATGTGGTTTTTCTATATCCCGAGATTcatttcaagatcaagtgaaggCTCTGAATCCAAAG TGGGCAGAAGCAATTGAGAGTCTAGATTATGACAGCCGCTCGGATAAGAGCTTTGGAATGAAACAGAGGCCTGATGGAGATATTGAAATAGATGAGAAGTTCTGGGAGGAGGAATATCATATTCCTACTTGCCATAAATGCAATGGAATACTGAAACCTGAT GTTGTCTTTTTTGGCGACAATGTCCCCAAGGGTAGAGCTGATAGAGCAATGGAAGCTGCAAAGGAATGTGATGCTTTTCTTGCACTCGGTTCATCTTTGATGACCATGTCTGCTTTCCGGCTGATCAG GGCTGCTCACGAGGCTGGTGCTGCTACCGCAATTGTAAATGTTGGCGTGACGAGAGCTGATGATTTTGTTCCTTTAAAAATTAGTACGCGCCTGGGGGAG ATATTGCCCAGATTACTTTCAGTTGGATCTCTTAGCATCCCTCAACTCTAG
- the LOC142546594 gene encoding NAD-dependent protein deacylase SRT2 isoform X7 — translation MQTIKGARELLGTLFTGNSYGRNLGKFHFFPYGKTLWMSIRFISSRASVKLVQTSYHILPSGAQMENKEIPSNFLRDKKMVPYSDPPRDQDIDLLCQFFNRSSKLVVLTGAGISTESGIPDYRSPNGAYSTGFRPITHQEFLRSLRSRRRYWARSFAGWRRFTAAQPGPAHVALASLEKAGRISFMMTQNVDRLHHRAGNNPLELHGTVYIVSCTECGFSISRDSFQDQVKALNPKWAEAIESLDYDSRSDKSFGMKQRPDGDIEIDEKFWEEEYHIPTCHKCNGILKPDVVFFGDNVPKGRADRAMEAAKECDAFLALGSSLMTMSAFRLIRAAHEAGAATAIVNVGVTRADDFVPLKISTRLGEILPRLLSVGSLSIPQL, via the exons ATGCAGACAATTAAAGGCGCGAGAGAGTTGCTGGGAACATTGTTTACCGGAAACTCTTATGGACGAAATTTGGGTAAGTTCCATTTTTTTCCTT ATGGGAAAACATTGTGGATGTCTATCAGATTCATATCTTCTCGAGCATCTGTCAAACTTGTGCAGACATCTTATCATATATTACCTTCTGGGGCCCAGATGGAAAATAAAGAAATACCTTCAAATTTTCTGAGAGACAAAAAGATGGTCCCTTATTCAGATCCACCTAGAGATCAAGATATAGATCTCTTGTGTCAATTTTTCAACAGAAG TTCGAAGCTTGTTGTCTTGACTGGAGCTGGGATAAGCACGGAGAGTGGAATTCCTGATTATAGAAG TCCAAATGGAGCTTACAGTACTGGATTTCGGCCAATAACTCATCAG GAATTTCTCCGTTCCCTTCGCTCCCGGAGGCGGTACTGGGCAAGGAGCTTTGCTGGATGGAGAAGATTTACTGCTGCACAACCAGGGCCAGCACATGTTGCGTTGGCATCTCTCGAGAAAGCTGGTCGTATAAGTTTTATGATGACTCAAAATGTAGATCG GTTGCACCATCGTGCTGGTAACAACCCTCTTGAATTACACGGGactgtatatattgtttcttgtaCAGAATGTGGTTTTTCTATATCCCGAGATTcatttcaagatcaagtgaaggCTCTGAATCCAAAG TGGGCAGAAGCAATTGAGAGTCTAGATTATGACAGCCGCTCGGATAAGAGCTTTGGAATGAAACAGAGGCCTGATGGAGATATTGAAATAGATGAGAAGTTCTGGGAGGAGGAATATCATATTCCTACTTGCCATAAATGCAATGGAATACTGAAACCTGAT GTTGTCTTTTTTGGCGACAATGTCCCCAAGGGTAGAGCTGATAGAGCAATGGAAGCTGCAAAGGAATGTGATGCTTTTCTTGCACTCGGTTCATCTTTGATGACCATGTCTGCTTTCCGGCTGATCAG GGCTGCTCACGAGGCTGGTGCTGCTACCGCAATTGTAAATGTTGGCGTGACGAGAGCTGATGATTTTGTTCCTTTAAAAATTAGTACGCGCCTGGGGGAG ATATTGCCCAGATTACTTTCAGTTGGATCTCTTAGCATCCCTCAACTCTAG
- the LOC142546594 gene encoding NAD-dependent protein deacylase SRT2 isoform X1: MAMALRSPLRPFISVVKANWSMQTIKGARELLGTLFTGNSYGRNLDTVRLISKDGKTLWMSIRFISSRASVKLVQTSYHILPSGAQMENKEIPSNFLRDKKMVPYSDPPRDQDIDLLCQFFNRSSKLVVLTGAGISTESGIPDYRSPNGAYSTGFRPITHQEFLRSLRSRRRYWARSFAGWRRFTAAQPGPAHVALASLEKAGRISFMMTQNVDRLHHRAGNNPLELHGTVYIVSCTECGFSISRDSFQDQVKALNPKWAEAIESLDYDSRSDKSFGMKQRPDGDIEIDEKFWEEEYHIPTCHKCNGILKPDVVFFGDNVPKGRADRAMEAAKECDAFLALGSSLMTMSAFRLIRAAHEAGAATAIVNVGVTRADDFVPLKISTRLGEILPRLLSVGSLSIPQL, from the exons ATGGCTATGGCTCTGCGTTCGCCTCTTCGACCATTCATTTCTGTAG TCAAAGCTAACTGGAGCATGCAGACAATTAAAGGCGCGAGAGAGTTGCTGGGAACATTGTTTACCGGAAACTCTTATGGACGAAATTTGG ATACTGTCAGATTGATTAGCAAAGATGGGAAAACATTGTGGATGTCTATCAGATTCATATCTTCTCGAGCATCTGTCAAACTTGTGCAGACATCTTATCATATATTACCTTCTGGGGCCCAGATGGAAAATAAAGAAATACCTTCAAATTTTCTGAGAGACAAAAAGATGGTCCCTTATTCAGATCCACCTAGAGATCAAGATATAGATCTCTTGTGTCAATTTTTCAACAGAAG TTCGAAGCTTGTTGTCTTGACTGGAGCTGGGATAAGCACGGAGAGTGGAATTCCTGATTATAGAAG TCCAAATGGAGCTTACAGTACTGGATTTCGGCCAATAACTCATCAG GAATTTCTCCGTTCCCTTCGCTCCCGGAGGCGGTACTGGGCAAGGAGCTTTGCTGGATGGAGAAGATTTACTGCTGCACAACCAGGGCCAGCACATGTTGCGTTGGCATCTCTCGAGAAAGCTGGTCGTATAAGTTTTATGATGACTCAAAATGTAGATCG GTTGCACCATCGTGCTGGTAACAACCCTCTTGAATTACACGGGactgtatatattgtttcttgtaCAGAATGTGGTTTTTCTATATCCCGAGATTcatttcaagatcaagtgaaggCTCTGAATCCAAAG TGGGCAGAAGCAATTGAGAGTCTAGATTATGACAGCCGCTCGGATAAGAGCTTTGGAATGAAACAGAGGCCTGATGGAGATATTGAAATAGATGAGAAGTTCTGGGAGGAGGAATATCATATTCCTACTTGCCATAAATGCAATGGAATACTGAAACCTGAT GTTGTCTTTTTTGGCGACAATGTCCCCAAGGGTAGAGCTGATAGAGCAATGGAAGCTGCAAAGGAATGTGATGCTTTTCTTGCACTCGGTTCATCTTTGATGACCATGTCTGCTTTCCGGCTGATCAG GGCTGCTCACGAGGCTGGTGCTGCTACCGCAATTGTAAATGTTGGCGTGACGAGAGCTGATGATTTTGTTCCTTTAAAAATTAGTACGCGCCTGGGGGAG ATATTGCCCAGATTACTTTCAGTTGGATCTCTTAGCATCCCTCAACTCTAG
- the LOC142546594 gene encoding NAD-dependent protein deacylase SRT2 isoform X6, protein MQTIKGARELLGTLFTGNSYGRNLDTVRLISKDGKTLWMSIRFISSRASVKLVQTSYHILPSGAQMENKEIPSNFLRDKKMVPYSDPPRDQDIDLLCQFFNRSSKLVVLTGAGISTESGIPDYRSPNGAYSTGFRPITHQEFLRSLRSRRRYWARSFAGWRRFTAAQPGPAHVALASLEKAGRISFMMTQNVDRLHHRAGNNPLELHGTVYIVSCTECGFSISRDSFQDQVKALNPKWAEAIESLDYDSRSDKSFGMKQRPDGDIEIDEKFWEEEYHIPTCHKCNGILKPDVVFFGDNVPKGRADRAMEAAKECDAFLALGSSLMTMSAFRLIRAAHEAGAATAIVNVGVTRADDFVPLKISTRLGEILPRLLSVGSLSIPQL, encoded by the exons ATGCAGACAATTAAAGGCGCGAGAGAGTTGCTGGGAACATTGTTTACCGGAAACTCTTATGGACGAAATTTGG ATACTGTCAGATTGATTAGCAAAGATGGGAAAACATTGTGGATGTCTATCAGATTCATATCTTCTCGAGCATCTGTCAAACTTGTGCAGACATCTTATCATATATTACCTTCTGGGGCCCAGATGGAAAATAAAGAAATACCTTCAAATTTTCTGAGAGACAAAAAGATGGTCCCTTATTCAGATCCACCTAGAGATCAAGATATAGATCTCTTGTGTCAATTTTTCAACAGAAG TTCGAAGCTTGTTGTCTTGACTGGAGCTGGGATAAGCACGGAGAGTGGAATTCCTGATTATAGAAG TCCAAATGGAGCTTACAGTACTGGATTTCGGCCAATAACTCATCAG GAATTTCTCCGTTCCCTTCGCTCCCGGAGGCGGTACTGGGCAAGGAGCTTTGCTGGATGGAGAAGATTTACTGCTGCACAACCAGGGCCAGCACATGTTGCGTTGGCATCTCTCGAGAAAGCTGGTCGTATAAGTTTTATGATGACTCAAAATGTAGATCG GTTGCACCATCGTGCTGGTAACAACCCTCTTGAATTACACGGGactgtatatattgtttcttgtaCAGAATGTGGTTTTTCTATATCCCGAGATTcatttcaagatcaagtgaaggCTCTGAATCCAAAG TGGGCAGAAGCAATTGAGAGTCTAGATTATGACAGCCGCTCGGATAAGAGCTTTGGAATGAAACAGAGGCCTGATGGAGATATTGAAATAGATGAGAAGTTCTGGGAGGAGGAATATCATATTCCTACTTGCCATAAATGCAATGGAATACTGAAACCTGAT GTTGTCTTTTTTGGCGACAATGTCCCCAAGGGTAGAGCTGATAGAGCAATGGAAGCTGCAAAGGAATGTGATGCTTTTCTTGCACTCGGTTCATCTTTGATGACCATGTCTGCTTTCCGGCTGATCAG GGCTGCTCACGAGGCTGGTGCTGCTACCGCAATTGTAAATGTTGGCGTGACGAGAGCTGATGATTTTGTTCCTTTAAAAATTAGTACGCGCCTGGGGGAG ATATTGCCCAGATTACTTTCAGTTGGATCTCTTAGCATCCCTCAACTCTAG
- the LOC142546594 gene encoding NAD-dependent protein deacylase SRT2 isoform X3, translated as MLGLLYFETIGIVKANWSMQTIKGARELLGTLFTGNSYGRNLDTVRLISKDGKTLWMSIRFISSRASVKLVQTSYHILPSGAQMENKEIPSNFLRDKKMVPYSDPPRDQDIDLLCQFFNRSSKLVVLTGAGISTESGIPDYRSPNGAYSTGFRPITHQEFLRSLRSRRRYWARSFAGWRRFTAAQPGPAHVALASLEKAGRISFMMTQNVDRLHHRAGNNPLELHGTVYIVSCTECGFSISRDSFQDQVKALNPKWAEAIESLDYDSRSDKSFGMKQRPDGDIEIDEKFWEEEYHIPTCHKCNGILKPDVVFFGDNVPKGRADRAMEAAKECDAFLALGSSLMTMSAFRLIRAAHEAGAATAIVNVGVTRADDFVPLKISTRLGEILPRLLSVGSLSIPQL; from the exons ATGCTTGGTCTTTTGTATTTCGAAACAATTGGAATAGTCAAAGCTAACTGGAGCATGCAGACAATTAAAGGCGCGAGAGAGTTGCTGGGAACATTGTTTACCGGAAACTCTTATGGACGAAATTTGG ATACTGTCAGATTGATTAGCAAAGATGGGAAAACATTGTGGATGTCTATCAGATTCATATCTTCTCGAGCATCTGTCAAACTTGTGCAGACATCTTATCATATATTACCTTCTGGGGCCCAGATGGAAAATAAAGAAATACCTTCAAATTTTCTGAGAGACAAAAAGATGGTCCCTTATTCAGATCCACCTAGAGATCAAGATATAGATCTCTTGTGTCAATTTTTCAACAGAAG TTCGAAGCTTGTTGTCTTGACTGGAGCTGGGATAAGCACGGAGAGTGGAATTCCTGATTATAGAAG TCCAAATGGAGCTTACAGTACTGGATTTCGGCCAATAACTCATCAG GAATTTCTCCGTTCCCTTCGCTCCCGGAGGCGGTACTGGGCAAGGAGCTTTGCTGGATGGAGAAGATTTACTGCTGCACAACCAGGGCCAGCACATGTTGCGTTGGCATCTCTCGAGAAAGCTGGTCGTATAAGTTTTATGATGACTCAAAATGTAGATCG GTTGCACCATCGTGCTGGTAACAACCCTCTTGAATTACACGGGactgtatatattgtttcttgtaCAGAATGTGGTTTTTCTATATCCCGAGATTcatttcaagatcaagtgaaggCTCTGAATCCAAAG TGGGCAGAAGCAATTGAGAGTCTAGATTATGACAGCCGCTCGGATAAGAGCTTTGGAATGAAACAGAGGCCTGATGGAGATATTGAAATAGATGAGAAGTTCTGGGAGGAGGAATATCATATTCCTACTTGCCATAAATGCAATGGAATACTGAAACCTGAT GTTGTCTTTTTTGGCGACAATGTCCCCAAGGGTAGAGCTGATAGAGCAATGGAAGCTGCAAAGGAATGTGATGCTTTTCTTGCACTCGGTTCATCTTTGATGACCATGTCTGCTTTCCGGCTGATCAG GGCTGCTCACGAGGCTGGTGCTGCTACCGCAATTGTAAATGTTGGCGTGACGAGAGCTGATGATTTTGTTCCTTTAAAAATTAGTACGCGCCTGGGGGAG ATATTGCCCAGATTACTTTCAGTTGGATCTCTTAGCATCCCTCAACTCTAG
- the LOC142546594 gene encoding NAD-dependent protein deacylase SRT2 isoform X4, producing the protein MAMALRSPLRPFISTIKGARELLGTLFTGNSYGRNLDTVRLISKDGKTLWMSIRFISSRASVKLVQTSYHILPSGAQMENKEIPSNFLRDKKMVPYSDPPRDQDIDLLCQFFNRSSKLVVLTGAGISTESGIPDYRSPNGAYSTGFRPITHQEFLRSLRSRRRYWARSFAGWRRFTAAQPGPAHVALASLEKAGRISFMMTQNVDRLHHRAGNNPLELHGTVYIVSCTECGFSISRDSFQDQVKALNPKWAEAIESLDYDSRSDKSFGMKQRPDGDIEIDEKFWEEEYHIPTCHKCNGILKPDVVFFGDNVPKGRADRAMEAAKECDAFLALGSSLMTMSAFRLIRAAHEAGAATAIVNVGVTRADDFVPLKISTRLGEILPRLLSVGSLSIPQL; encoded by the exons ATGGCTATGGCTCTGCGTTCGCCTCTTCGACCATTCATTTCT ACAATTAAAGGCGCGAGAGAGTTGCTGGGAACATTGTTTACCGGAAACTCTTATGGACGAAATTTGG ATACTGTCAGATTGATTAGCAAAGATGGGAAAACATTGTGGATGTCTATCAGATTCATATCTTCTCGAGCATCTGTCAAACTTGTGCAGACATCTTATCATATATTACCTTCTGGGGCCCAGATGGAAAATAAAGAAATACCTTCAAATTTTCTGAGAGACAAAAAGATGGTCCCTTATTCAGATCCACCTAGAGATCAAGATATAGATCTCTTGTGTCAATTTTTCAACAGAAG TTCGAAGCTTGTTGTCTTGACTGGAGCTGGGATAAGCACGGAGAGTGGAATTCCTGATTATAGAAG TCCAAATGGAGCTTACAGTACTGGATTTCGGCCAATAACTCATCAG GAATTTCTCCGTTCCCTTCGCTCCCGGAGGCGGTACTGGGCAAGGAGCTTTGCTGGATGGAGAAGATTTACTGCTGCACAACCAGGGCCAGCACATGTTGCGTTGGCATCTCTCGAGAAAGCTGGTCGTATAAGTTTTATGATGACTCAAAATGTAGATCG GTTGCACCATCGTGCTGGTAACAACCCTCTTGAATTACACGGGactgtatatattgtttcttgtaCAGAATGTGGTTTTTCTATATCCCGAGATTcatttcaagatcaagtgaaggCTCTGAATCCAAAG TGGGCAGAAGCAATTGAGAGTCTAGATTATGACAGCCGCTCGGATAAGAGCTTTGGAATGAAACAGAGGCCTGATGGAGATATTGAAATAGATGAGAAGTTCTGGGAGGAGGAATATCATATTCCTACTTGCCATAAATGCAATGGAATACTGAAACCTGAT GTTGTCTTTTTTGGCGACAATGTCCCCAAGGGTAGAGCTGATAGAGCAATGGAAGCTGCAAAGGAATGTGATGCTTTTCTTGCACTCGGTTCATCTTTGATGACCATGTCTGCTTTCCGGCTGATCAG GGCTGCTCACGAGGCTGGTGCTGCTACCGCAATTGTAAATGTTGGCGTGACGAGAGCTGATGATTTTGTTCCTTTAAAAATTAGTACGCGCCTGGGGGAG ATATTGCCCAGATTACTTTCAGTTGGATCTCTTAGCATCCCTCAACTCTAG
- the LOC142546594 gene encoding NAD-dependent protein deacylase SRT2 isoform X5 translates to MAMALRSPLRPFISTIKGARELLGTLFTGNSYGRNLGKFHFFPYGKTLWMSIRFISSRASVKLVQTSYHILPSGAQMENKEIPSNFLRDKKMVPYSDPPRDQDIDLLCQFFNRSSKLVVLTGAGISTESGIPDYRSPNGAYSTGFRPITHQEFLRSLRSRRRYWARSFAGWRRFTAAQPGPAHVALASLEKAGRISFMMTQNVDRLHHRAGNNPLELHGTVYIVSCTECGFSISRDSFQDQVKALNPKWAEAIESLDYDSRSDKSFGMKQRPDGDIEIDEKFWEEEYHIPTCHKCNGILKPDVVFFGDNVPKGRADRAMEAAKECDAFLALGSSLMTMSAFRLIRAAHEAGAATAIVNVGVTRADDFVPLKISTRLGEILPRLLSVGSLSIPQL, encoded by the exons ATGGCTATGGCTCTGCGTTCGCCTCTTCGACCATTCATTTCT ACAATTAAAGGCGCGAGAGAGTTGCTGGGAACATTGTTTACCGGAAACTCTTATGGACGAAATTTGGGTAAGTTCCATTTTTTTCCTT ATGGGAAAACATTGTGGATGTCTATCAGATTCATATCTTCTCGAGCATCTGTCAAACTTGTGCAGACATCTTATCATATATTACCTTCTGGGGCCCAGATGGAAAATAAAGAAATACCTTCAAATTTTCTGAGAGACAAAAAGATGGTCCCTTATTCAGATCCACCTAGAGATCAAGATATAGATCTCTTGTGTCAATTTTTCAACAGAAG TTCGAAGCTTGTTGTCTTGACTGGAGCTGGGATAAGCACGGAGAGTGGAATTCCTGATTATAGAAG TCCAAATGGAGCTTACAGTACTGGATTTCGGCCAATAACTCATCAG GAATTTCTCCGTTCCCTTCGCTCCCGGAGGCGGTACTGGGCAAGGAGCTTTGCTGGATGGAGAAGATTTACTGCTGCACAACCAGGGCCAGCACATGTTGCGTTGGCATCTCTCGAGAAAGCTGGTCGTATAAGTTTTATGATGACTCAAAATGTAGATCG GTTGCACCATCGTGCTGGTAACAACCCTCTTGAATTACACGGGactgtatatattgtttcttgtaCAGAATGTGGTTTTTCTATATCCCGAGATTcatttcaagatcaagtgaaggCTCTGAATCCAAAG TGGGCAGAAGCAATTGAGAGTCTAGATTATGACAGCCGCTCGGATAAGAGCTTTGGAATGAAACAGAGGCCTGATGGAGATATTGAAATAGATGAGAAGTTCTGGGAGGAGGAATATCATATTCCTACTTGCCATAAATGCAATGGAATACTGAAACCTGAT GTTGTCTTTTTTGGCGACAATGTCCCCAAGGGTAGAGCTGATAGAGCAATGGAAGCTGCAAAGGAATGTGATGCTTTTCTTGCACTCGGTTCATCTTTGATGACCATGTCTGCTTTCCGGCTGATCAG GGCTGCTCACGAGGCTGGTGCTGCTACCGCAATTGTAAATGTTGGCGTGACGAGAGCTGATGATTTTGTTCCTTTAAAAATTAGTACGCGCCTGGGGGAG ATATTGCCCAGATTACTTTCAGTTGGATCTCTTAGCATCCCTCAACTCTAG
- the LOC142546594 gene encoding NAD-dependent protein deacylase SRT2 isoform X8 produces MSIRFISSRASVKLVQTSYHILPSGAQMENKEIPSNFLRDKKMVPYSDPPRDQDIDLLCQFFNRSSKLVVLTGAGISTESGIPDYRSPNGAYSTGFRPITHQEFLRSLRSRRRYWARSFAGWRRFTAAQPGPAHVALASLEKAGRISFMMTQNVDRLHHRAGNNPLELHGTVYIVSCTECGFSISRDSFQDQVKALNPKWAEAIESLDYDSRSDKSFGMKQRPDGDIEIDEKFWEEEYHIPTCHKCNGILKPDVVFFGDNVPKGRADRAMEAAKECDAFLALGSSLMTMSAFRLIRAAHEAGAATAIVNVGVTRADDFVPLKISTRLGEILPRLLSVGSLSIPQL; encoded by the exons ATGTCTATCAGATTCATATCTTCTCGAGCATCTGTCAAACTTGTGCAGACATCTTATCATATATTACCTTCTGGGGCCCAGATGGAAAATAAAGAAATACCTTCAAATTTTCTGAGAGACAAAAAGATGGTCCCTTATTCAGATCCACCTAGAGATCAAGATATAGATCTCTTGTGTCAATTTTTCAACAGAAG TTCGAAGCTTGTTGTCTTGACTGGAGCTGGGATAAGCACGGAGAGTGGAATTCCTGATTATAGAAG TCCAAATGGAGCTTACAGTACTGGATTTCGGCCAATAACTCATCAG GAATTTCTCCGTTCCCTTCGCTCCCGGAGGCGGTACTGGGCAAGGAGCTTTGCTGGATGGAGAAGATTTACTGCTGCACAACCAGGGCCAGCACATGTTGCGTTGGCATCTCTCGAGAAAGCTGGTCGTATAAGTTTTATGATGACTCAAAATGTAGATCG GTTGCACCATCGTGCTGGTAACAACCCTCTTGAATTACACGGGactgtatatattgtttcttgtaCAGAATGTGGTTTTTCTATATCCCGAGATTcatttcaagatcaagtgaaggCTCTGAATCCAAAG TGGGCAGAAGCAATTGAGAGTCTAGATTATGACAGCCGCTCGGATAAGAGCTTTGGAATGAAACAGAGGCCTGATGGAGATATTGAAATAGATGAGAAGTTCTGGGAGGAGGAATATCATATTCCTACTTGCCATAAATGCAATGGAATACTGAAACCTGAT GTTGTCTTTTTTGGCGACAATGTCCCCAAGGGTAGAGCTGATAGAGCAATGGAAGCTGCAAAGGAATGTGATGCTTTTCTTGCACTCGGTTCATCTTTGATGACCATGTCTGCTTTCCGGCTGATCAG GGCTGCTCACGAGGCTGGTGCTGCTACCGCAATTGTAAATGTTGGCGTGACGAGAGCTGATGATTTTGTTCCTTTAAAAATTAGTACGCGCCTGGGGGAG ATATTGCCCAGATTACTTTCAGTTGGATCTCTTAGCATCCCTCAACTCTAG